One window of Papaver somniferum cultivar HN1 chromosome 9, ASM357369v1, whole genome shotgun sequence genomic DNA carries:
- the LOC113310235 gene encoding dnaJ protein ERDJ3A-like — protein sequence MTFRYFLFVILFVSFFSYSLQAKSADPYKVLGVERDANQRQIQKAFHKLSLKYHPDKNKNKGAQEKFAEINNAYEILSDEEKRKNYDMYGDETGRPRFEAGPGGYSHFSGGHPGNSHFNFRPDEFQRMGRQGNSKSFSFSFGGNPSGGGNSFGGFGMEDMFSNLFGGGAKGGWNPFGGSAGSQSRSGTSSRSIPTITSKSFKNEIAEKGVTWLILSYTPTSKGHHVLESMIGEVGSLLEGAIKVGSINCQDEKSLCKELGITPSHSARVFAYTYEAIDKASLTEYNGDMDSRSLKVFCQNHLPRFSKRVDLSRIDFPSSTENLLRVMLLSNKKDTPVIWRALSGSYRKRFTFYDVEVGGISDPAVKKLGVDALPAVVGWLSNGEKHVLKTGITVKKLKSAVDELSLLLDSFEKKNKKARSARQGKNPQGNDSEGKQLPLLMASNLGSLCGDNTPLCIIGVFRSSKAQEKLESVLSNVSKKSLMRQQNQISSSGVSISYALLDANKQASFLNSFDKKGFKSMDKFLVAYKPKKQKFAAFTNEITMEEVERFIGSVLNGDINFSKTLQKPVLK from the exons GTTCTTGGAGTTGAGCGGGACGCGAATCAGCGACAAATACAAAAAGCTTTTCACAA GCTCTCTCTTAAATATCACCCAGATAAGAACAAAAACAAGGGTGCACAAGAGAAGTTTGCTGAGATAAATAACG CATATGAAATTCTATCTGATGAAGAAAAGAGGAAGAACTATGATATGTATGGGGATGAGACGGGGAGACCAAGATTTGAGGCTGGTCCTGGTGGATATAGTCATTTTTCTGGAGGCCACCCAGGGAACAGTCACTTTAACTTTAGGCCAGACGAATTTCAAAGAATGGGTAGGCAGGGGAACTCAAAATCATTCTCATTTTCGTTTGGTGGTAATCCTAGTGGAGGTGGTAATTCGTTCGGGGGGTTTGGTATGGAGGATATGTTTTCCAATCTTTTTGGTGGTGGCGCGAAAGGGGGGTGGAACCCATTTGGTGGTTCAGCTGGATCTCAATCTAGGTCTGGGACTTCCTCTCGTAGCATCCCGACTATCACTTCGAAGAGTTTCAAGAATGAAATAGCAGAGAAAGGAGTCACTTGGCTTATATTGTCTTACACTCCCACGTCAAAGGGACATCATGTACTAGAGTCAATGATAGGTGAAGTTGGCAGCTTGTTAGAAGGAGCTATAAAG GTTGGTAGCATTAATTGCCAAGATGAGAAGTCCTTATGTAAGGAACTTGGTATAACACCATCTCATTCAGCTCGGGTATTTGCTTATACATACGAAGCAATAGACAAAGCTTCCCTGACGGAGTACAATGGTGATATGGATTCAAGAAGTCTAAAAGTCTTCTGCCAAAATCATTTGCCAAGGTTTTCAAAACGGGTGGACTTAAGCCGTATTGATTTTCCATCGAGCACTGAAAACCTACTTCGAGTGATGTTACTCTCAAATAAGAAGGATACTCCTGTAATCTGGCGTGCTCTCAGTGGCTCGTACCGCAAGCGCTTCACCTTTTATGATGTAGAG GTTGGTGGCATTTCTGATCCAGCAGTGAAAAAGCTAGGAGTGGATGCACTACCGGCAGTTGTCGGTTGGCTTTCAAATGGGGAGAAACATGTACTGAAAACAGGGATAACCGTGAAGAAGTTAAAATCTGCAGTTGACGAGCTGAGTTTGTTACTTGATAGTTTTGAGAAAAAGAATAAGAAGGCAAGATCAGCTCGCCAGGGGAAAAATCCACAAGGGAATGATTCAGAAGGAAAACAGCTGCCTTTGCTTATGGCTTCAAATTTGGGTTCCCTTTGTGGAGACAATACTCCCTTGTGCATTATTGGTGTTTTCCGTTCATCAAAAGCACAGGAGAAGCTAGAATCAGTTCTCTCCAAT GTCTCCAAAAAGTCATTGATGAggcaacaaaaccaaatttctagTTCCGGTGTTTCTATTTCATACGCGTTGTTGGATGCAAACAAGCAAGCTTCATTTCTGAATTCTTTTGACAAGAAAGGTTTCAAGTCTATGGACAAATTTCTAGTAGCTTACAAGCCTAAGAAACAGAAATTTGCAGCCTTCACAAATGAAATTACAATGGAGGAAGTGGAGAGGTTCATTGGTTCTGTTCTTAACGGGGATATCAATTTTTCCAAGACATTACAGAAACCCGTCCTCAAGTGA